A window of Salvia splendens isolate huo1 chromosome 8, SspV2, whole genome shotgun sequence genomic DNA:
AAAAGCTGTAACTGTATATATATGAATTGGTGCAAATGAATGAATATTGTGGGGTCAAGATCTGACATCAACCATGTTAGGGAGATATTATCAAACATCAACGATTTGGATATCCTGAAAGGCGTgaaaacactttcagatcaaattaTTTTGGCAGTTCTatcaatatttgatcggatacaattcagaTTTGTAGAAGATTCGTCTGTCTATTTCTCGATAAGATCTTAGAACCGAAAATGATCAATTATAGGATGCAAAAAACGAAGCATCGCGTCTCTTCACGGAACATTGCGTCTCTTCTTCAGTTAACCGATTTTAACTGATTTTGGCGAGTTTCTGAAATTATAAATTAGTCCTTCAATTATCAGAAATTACATTTCCGGATGAAGATTTCTGTATAGtaactttaatggaaataaaaaatttcctgATGAAGATTTCCGGATGAAGATTTCTGTATAGCTCGACCCCCGCTCttgggggcgctgcccccgaacccccgtctaatcataacgaattcaaacaAGTGTACACCctgcacttccaacttatttgatgtctcattatgatcatattgatcaatcaaattaatccaattacattaaaatatccaacaaaCCACGATCTTGTTGGATGCCCGCGAAGTCTGACTCGTGCGTTTGGAAGAACAAACTCGCGAATTGGCCCcataattatcttattttgtttttattttcttttattttattgcaTGTCTTTATGCAATAAATTGCTATCTATCATCAAACTAGCTACGCCTCTATTTTACCACTGGTCATGTCTCAGCTGAACAACCAAATATTGTGCTGGTCTTTtcatgtttttgtgtttttcgtAATAATATAATCCTACTTTTTCGGGAAATAAATATTTGGCCGAATTAAAACAAATGTTGCCTAATGGCATAGCGTAATACGAATAATAAAACTAGGGATATCAATTGGGCTAATCCGTTTAGTTTCGGGCCAATCCATTCGAAATGTCGGGCTATTTGGGTGCGGTCTATTCAGGTTATGAACTTTTGGGTTATAAATTTTCAACTGTAACCCTAATCCACCGTGTTTCGGGCTATTCAGgccaaaaaaaaatttcaaaaacaaaCTCATGTAATCAAAATTTTCCTCTGCAAATTGATTctaaattttagatattttacTCTTCTTGGCTAGTTTTAGAATTACATAATATCTTCAAATTTTCATGACTTTCTTCAATAATAGTTAGAGATGTCTTTTATCTTGATAAACTATAACatgaataaagataaattagATTTAGAGCaatcaatttaaattaaatcttGTGTTCTTGTCATTATTTTGGCATTGTTCACAATCGTTATAACGATAAATATATTGTGATTATGATGGGTTCTATTTTGCCTTTGTTGGATTTGGCAGTTGTAAGCCGATAGTGGCGGATGATAGAATGCCAAAAGAATGGGTTGAAGTGCATCGTGGAAGTTGGTACTATGGAATCAGTGCAAAGGTGTAGAATGAAGATTGTAGAAGACTAGTGAAATTCGGCACATGAAattgaaaaatacaaaaaaaaaagtatgtttaattaaaaactacaacCCGTCGGGCCAACCCGTTTAACCTGCCAACCCAAATTTCCTAACATGTTTAGCCCGTTTTTGTATTTGCGTTGCGAAGTGCCAGTCCTAACTTACTAATTTTATTGGGCTATTCGAACCGATTCACAAATTTCGGATTGGATTGACATCTCTAAATAAAAGATAACTCGTTTGCACCGAATATTTAAGATTTTGGCATGATAATTTAGGAAATGTATAATATTTAGAGAAATTGGTGATGCATTATTTGTTCAATGGGCAAGAAATATACTGCAGGTCAATAGAGAGATTAGGATTAGGAAAGCTTAGGGGAAAGAATTTTGTAAAGCATCGCACGTGACAAATGGATTTGatgaatatatattattaatgaTTCATGTGGAACATACAAGTCATAAAGATTAGTCGGCAGCAAACTTAATTTGACTATTAGCTGCTGTTCCAACAACCGCATAGATCATTAGATATTTAGATGGTATCGACTACTATTTTGTATTGGTAAGCATCATGTATAATGATTTTCTATTTATGTTTATGGCACTTTTAGTTATATAGTAGTAGTGCTAGGGGCAATTTTGAATTTGGGCCTGGCCAAAAGCCCAATGGGTCGAGCTCAAATTCATAGCTCAATCCTATTCCACCTGACAAAAACACCTATTTTcagataatttatttaaaatacaaatttagcAATGTTGTAGATTGACTTGGATGGCTTTTTGGATGAAGATGTTTATGATTAGGAATGAAACACTGGACCCATTTGATCAAACAGAGGGGAGAAAAAAGGGCAAAATTTTCATGTACTTTCTATAAATACTGTATACTCTCATCTGCCCACAGGCATAattttgtacaatgtatacaaACTCTATATAGAAGGTAAATGAAATCAGAATACAAGGAGGCACAAAAGGAAAAAACAGAACAAAAAAATTGTGACTCTGTTGAGAGATTTATCAGCCTGCAACTCCAGCCTTCTCAACCTCGGCGACCTACTTACTACGGTGTGGTATGAATTCGGGTATGTGTACAAGCTTTGTGAGTTACCGAAGACTCTTGCATAAACCATCTCCCCGAACATTCCTATGGTCGGCACTCCTGCTGTACCACCAAGATTGAACAGCTGAGGCGACGAATCTACACCATAGCTAGCATGAGGATTTGGGAAATCATGCCGGTTCTGATAAGAATCGCGAGAGGGGGATGGAAGCTGATGTTCCGGACTAAACAAGTCAGCAAGGCCCCTGATACCACAGGCCGGTGGCCTAGGAGGTATAACTTTGCCTTCAGATCCTGCTTCAGAGAGGGACTTCCCTCGGCCGTATAGAGGGACCATGGTCTTCTCAGATATCTCGGCCTTGCAAACGGGGCACTGAGGATGCTCATCTGGACCAAGGGATGAGCTTTGGGAATCAAACCACTTGTATATGCAGGGCCAACAGTAGAGATGGCCGCAGAGGGTGACCACTGGATCTTGGGCAAAGTCTAAACATATGCTGCAATCGAAGCAAGCAGAAGGCGGCTTCTCAGATTCAGTGGATGCCTGAGGAATAGATTCCCATCCCTGCATAAAGTACTGCTGAAATGCCATTTCTCCGTTCCTGAATTCGAGCTGCTTGATCTGTGAAATGAAACGAAACTTCGTTATTGAATGATCATATGTTACTTTAGACATGTTTCTCAAGATCAAAACTCCTAAGAGGTAGTTGGTAAAAGCATAATCAGACGAAATTCGAATACGATCATGTTTCCTACTTGATGAAAACTATAACCCTTTCAGCATAAAACAAGGAACACCTGTAGAAACTCCACCCACCAACCAACCTACAAATCTACAACCTCCCAAAATTATTGTAAGGTTTAATACTCGCAAAAACCTACTGCTGAAATTGGCAAGGATCCTCAAAATCCAGATTGAATAAGAGAAATCCAAACAGATCCAACTCATCGAAATCCTAGCATATTTCCACTTGATAGGTTGAAGCCCTAACCTATCTTCTAGTTAAAATTTGGTAATTGATCACTCACCAAGCTCCAGATTGAAATCGTGAAGAAAATGAAGTATTTCCAGAAAATTGCTAACCACGATCGTGGTTAAAACGGCACAAATTCAGAAGAAAAGAGGGagattttcttaattttatacTTTCGTTTTGGGGAAAATATATCAGGAATTTAAAAgcttattcttcttcttctttacaTCTAACACAGTTTAAAATCGTCCACATATTCCAACCATTGCTTGCTTTTTATGAGAATTAAGAGCAGAAATGAGGTCTGCCAGAGTCAGAAATACGTACCAGATGGATGAATAATAGGTGCTCCGACGAAGTTTTCTGAGATAACAAAGCTTAGAGAGAGATAATTAGGTAAACAAAGAGAGGGGAAATTGATGTGAAACACTGAAATGAGGCAGTGGGTTTTTATAAATGGGGTGAGATTTAAGAATAACTCTGAAAACAACAAATTGCTGACGCGGCTGTCTcgattaaagaaaaataagtgCACCCCTCGATTATATTTTTAATCTTAAGTTAAACTATTTAATTCTGTCTGTTTcagttaataatttaattatgttaaAAATAATTTCGTGATAATTGATGGCTGCTCCAGACCCCACCACGTGAATTGGCAAGGAAGCTTCTGATCGTCGTTACATCAACGTGGCATTTTGCCTCTATCTAATTTCGGGCAATCAACTTTATTACATGTCACAAAATTAGTATACTCATGATTGATTTCTAACttctattaatttttcaaaaatatattcCAAATATTCATAAATAGAATTATACTCTACTGATTCATGAATGCATGTAACTagaagtagtactactatttgttTTGTGTAACACACGCACAAACTCTTTAATTAAAATCGAATATgttaattgaaataaaatatgtaaGTACTAATTGAATTGTGGTTCATTTGTATATGAATATGTTAcagaattttataatataacgCCAATAACTAAATATAATGCAAGTATCATACAATATAAGGTTTGAGGATGGTTATACAAGTTGCATAAAATAGAGACAAGTGATTCAAAAACTAATTGTTGTGTTCATCCTAGCAGCAAAGAACTTAGATATTATTGTATGAATGGTCGAGTTTAAGCGCTCTTGATATTAGTTATAATTCCTTCTTTCTATaggaatttatttataatttcctAGCCAGATCTCTtcatataatactactactattgatttattttaggtgaaaaTCAAAACATAAAGATCTCTTCACTTCAGTTGGGGAGCAGCAAAATCAGCATGGGCTGGGTGTTTGATTTGTCAATATTCGTCTCTTCTAGAATGTCATAATTTTTGTTTGACCTAAATTCCCTAATCCCAAATTTTATACGATGATCTTCTAGAAAGGGAGTAAATGCAATGCCAGATCACATGCCCCAAGATGTACCAAAGTCAAAACAAAAGatcagaaaaaataaataatggacccaacatatttaaaaattaatggatGCAAAAGGAGGCATCATCAAATGCATATTTAAGTTATCCAAATAAGCATGTTAATGTCATACGTGTTGGGAGCTTTCtgattattttcattttgtgGGGGAGagttttattttacttattttagtatatttttgtatttttttactcgtgaattaataataaaattgatttatCTAATTAGAATGATTCATTCTTTCTTAAACTCACTTACTATTGCCGCCGATTTATTTCTTGTGCATATacataattagaaaataaaaaaaacacctcTAAAACATAAATTATCGACGCTCCTGAAAGTTAATTTAATTTCCTGAGATTGGCAATAAATGTATTAATATGTGCGCACTAATCTCTTGATGTGTTGTAAACTTGTAATGGCTAGTTACGATGTAAATGCACTcgtttcttttcttattttgttaTATTATAACAGAAGATTTCATTTCATAAACATATTTTgtgcatattaattaataaaatacctAGGAAATTAGTTAATAcgtatatatagtagtagtgaCTAATTTGTAGTCCTCGATCAATATCAAATTGAAAataacacacatacacacataacacattcATAAAAAATTCGAATCAAAATGTGAAGACCTCAATTGATTAGCCAAaacctaatatatatatatatacgcaATTACGCATAGACTCGTTTCTATTCTTGGTTGGGACTCCAGACTATATTGATTTCCGTTCTAGGAACAAATTacagaaaataaataaacaaaagtgAGAATTGACTAGAGGTAGTATTAAAgactatttaaattaaataaattaaattaaattaaattaaatttgttagTAGGTAGTTCATAAAAGTTGATTGCAGCCTCTCTGACTCGGACATTAGGATATAATAATACATCAATCTTCTTCTAGAAGGCCGCCTAAATGTTAATTagaaattaacaataaaattgagCACGATGTAAGTCAATCAATTGTAATTAGTGTTGGTGCTAACTCAAGCTTtgtatttaaaaaaagtttaatgATATATCAATGTTACTTAATTGAAATTTAGGCTCAGATCCACATCCCAAAACATAAAATTGATTATTGACAATGTCAATTTTATTAACCGGGCATCGGCATCGAGCGAtattgatcgatgattcatacttgcgaCAACCTTGACATAAGATGAATCACTCAATAATTTCAGCGATGCGTTGTCCACAATGGAACTACCCAAACCAATCTGGACTTGGGGAATCTTGAATCGAGAAGCATTCAATTGTCGCGCGCACTGAATCTCGATGCAACCGTGAACCGGTTTCTCTTTACGTGCGGAATCCGGACTGGacttctctatcttctcaacCTTCTCAACTACACCAAAACAAGAAGAAGAATGTAGAATCTTCTCCGAAGAATCATCAAATCCTTCCTCGACTCGATCACAGTCAAGAATCACAATCTCTTTCTTATTGCACTCTAAAACATTCCCAACTAAAGTCTTGGACAGAGCATACGGCGGCTCGAGGGCGGTATCGGGAAGCAGCGCAAAGGGTGGTGGTGTTGTACTCGACTGCTGCGGTGGAGCCAATGAGTCGTAGGGGACTAAATCCGACGGCCCCGGTGAAGCCTTGTTATTTCCTGATGGAGGAAGGTGCTTAACGAGGTCCCCAAACCCAAAAATTTGAGAGCCGTAGGGCTGCGCAGGTTCAGGCAGCTCGGGAGGAATCATGTTGTCGATGCTTCGGTCGGCTGCAACAAGGTGAGACTCCATCCTGTAGCAAGCTTCCAACAATTGTTGAAGTTGTGCGAGAGTCGGATGTGCCGTGGTGGTGGTTGGACAAGGTGGCTGCGGCGCGGGTTGATTCCATCCTGAGTTATGGTTGGGGGCAGCGGATGATCGTATGCCGAGACCTCGTGGAAGGGGCGTTGTCCCGTTGTCTCCCAGTAGGCAGGTGGATCCCAACTAGTGGGTTGTCTGAGCGCGGTGTGGTGTGGCTGCTGAGGCGGTTGATAAGGTTGAGAGTATCCCTGCTGCATGCACAACCTtggcgggtcccaacaagagggcggtGGTGGCGAGTACAAATCTGTCTCGTAGGACGATGGTTGCTGACACGCAGTTTCCTGGCGCAGCCATGGCGGATCCCAAGAAGTGGGTTGACGGGCTTGgtagggatggtgttgtgggtggagtctcccatcctgtggatatggatatgatggttGTTGATCTAACGCTCTGATCGGATGGAGCAGGGGTTGAGGTACGGGCTGTCATGGGTGGTAATCCGACTGCCGGAGTTGATATCCGGTGTAGCCGTACGACATGTAGACAACGATTCGGAGGAAGatctctcaatgaaagcaccaattgttaaggatgaagttccttaactcgtagattttgcgtcgaacgtcgcaggagcttttgcccgtcgaccaatccggcgtcaaaattagggttttgtgcgttttgcatgtttgaaaggaaagagagtaagagaaaataaaatagaaagataattgatatttcttgaatgaataatatgaataacaatgtccactatttataatagtggatactaacttaatgagcaagacaaaagatatggaaaaaatatgcaaatctataattaacttactaactaaataataataataatcatcatcatcatatcaAGGGCATTGTCTCACAAGTCAACAACAATGCCTTTAAATTCCAAATGTTACAAATTATAaccattaaaataatataaaaaataattataaatataatcatGAAGTGATTTTTCGTCGAATTTCAAGAGTTACACGCTTGGTGTTATAACGATTAGGAATGTGATTACTCGTATATTCGGCTATTCGCTATATATGGTACTACTTGTGTATTGTTTATATATAGTTGTCCATTTTCATGTTAGTTTTCTACTAATAGGATATCCTCGTTCCATTCTCTACTACTCCTTTCGTCCCTCAAATTTTATCATAATTTGactggcacgagttttaagaaatgtaataaaaagtaggttgaaaaagttgataggatgtgggtcctacttttaaagtattagttttataataaaatgtgagtagaaataagttagtgaaatgtatggttcattaccaaaaatggtaaaaaattaaatgtgacaaattttatgggacggacggaaaatgaaaaatgtgacaaaatttcagggagaGAGTAATTTTCGCATTGTGATATTTGTCACGTTAGACccacaaaataatatttttatagtatatgTTAAA
This region includes:
- the LOC121745462 gene encoding E3 ubiquitin-protein ligase RMA1H1-like codes for the protein MAFQQYFMQGWESIPQASTESEKPPSACFDCSICLDFAQDPVVTLCGHLYCWPCIYKWFDSQSSSLGPDEHPQCPVCKAEISEKTMVPLYGRGKSLSEAGSEGKVIPPRPPACGIRGLADLFSPEHQLPSPSRDSYQNRHDFPNPHASYGVDSSPQLFNLGGTAGVPTIGMFGEMVYARVFGNSQSLYTYPNSYHTVVSRSPRLRRLELQADKSLNRVTIFLFCFFLLCLLVF